The genomic interval CGCCTTCATCGCAGCCCACCGCGAACGGATCGCTCCGGGCCAGGTCGTCGGCCTCGGCTATTCCAACGGCGCCAACATCCTGGCGTCCGTGGCGTTCCGCGATCCGGCTCTCTTCGACGCCATCGTGCTGATGCATCCGCTGATTCCGTGGACACCCGCAGCCAACCCGGATCTCGCGACCCTGCGCGTTCTGATCACCGCCGGACGGAGCGACCCGATCTGCCCCGCGCCGCTGACCGACGCGCTGTCCGCCTACTTCAGCCGGCAAGGCAGCAGGGTCAGTGAAGTCTGGCACGACGGTGGCCACGAGATCCGCCAGAGCGAGTTGGCGGCGGCAGCGGGTTTTCTGGCGCCGGGCCCCGCCTGACGGGGCGCAACCTGGCGCAGACGGCCTGCTGCAGGTGAACACCGGTGCCCTTTCGGCGCGGATGAGACCCGCGGGACACATCCATGGCCGTGACATCAGGCCCGAACCGGGCCACGACCATCTTCCTTTAGGTAATATTCACAGTACAACATTTGATAATAAACGACTTTTTTGTAACATCCCGGAAATTGCCCGTTCATGAGGATCCGCGCGCCGCTGAATGCGTATAATTTAAGCAGACCGTCGGCGACTTGATGCCCTTGAAGGCATTTTGCACCGCACCCAACTATACTGCAGCGCAAAATGACTGGCATACGGATTGCGACGCCGGAGCCGCGGCCTTGCCTCCCCAGGGCCGTAAGATAAGGAACGATCACATGCTCTATACTGTGTACGTGGCGGTGTGCCTTGCCTCGACCCCCATCAAGGACTGCAATCAGAATACGGCCCAGGATTGGATGGTCGCCCCCGGGACGTTCAGCCTGTCCTATTGCATGGTCCACGGCCAGAAATTCGCGGCCGAATCACACATGGTACGGAACGGCGAATACGCGAAGATCTTCTGCCAGTCGCTGACCACCACGCGGGCAGCCAACGTCGGCTGACACCGTCCCGGAGCAACGCTCAGCATGAAGCGTCAGGGGAGCGTGCAACTCTCCGGCGCTTCCTCCGGCCAGGTCACCACGTGGTCCTCGTAGTCCTCGATCTCGACCTCGGTTTCCGGCACCGTGCGGCCGCGCACCGATATGCCGGCGGCGTGCACGCTGTCCCGATCGCCGGACACGAGCGGATGCCACCAGTAGAGATCGCGCCCCTCCCGGACCAGGCGATAGGCGCAGGTTAGCGGCAACCACGTCAGGCTGCGCACTTCGACCGCCGTCAGTTGAATGCAGTCGGGCACCGTCGCGGTCCGGTTCGGGTAGTCCCGGCAGCGGCAGGTCGCGTCGTCCAGCAGCGCGCAGGCGACGTCCGTCCAGACGATCTCTCCGGTATCCCAATCCTCAAGCTTGTTCAGGCAGCAGCGGGCGCAGCCGTCGCAAAGCGATTCCCACTCCGCGGCGGACATCTCTTCCAAGCTCTTGACGCGCCAGAACGGCTCGTCGTTGGCGCATGCCGGGCCAGTCATTGATTTCATGTGCGGTTTCGGGTTCCTATGCGGTACTATCCATTTTCACGAACCGATCCTTATCAGGATCTCCTCCGCACGGGTAGCAGAGCGGTGACTTCCGATCTCGATGGCAACAACGGTCGCGGCGCTCCTGACAGCCGGCAGGGCGGCCAGCAGACGGATCCGGGGCAGAAGCGGCGCCGCCGCTGGTCGCTGTCCGCGTCCCTGCTGTCGGCGGATGCCTGGGTCGACACCGCCCTGTGGCGCGCGGGCTCGGGCCTTGCACGACTTCTCGAACGGTACGACGGCCTCCTGCGGCGATTCCGCACCCGCGGCATTCCGCGCGTGTTCTCCGAACTCGGCTCCGATGCCTGCACCTTCGGCCTGATGGGTCTGATCGTCGTCCTCACTTTCGCCCAGCCGGCCTTCGAGGCGACGCGCAATGCGGACTGGCGAACCACCGACGACTTCTCCGTCACCTTTCTCGACCGTTTCGGCAAGGAGATCGGCCGCCGCGGCATCGTCCTCAACGACACGGTACCGTTGGAGGAAATCCCGGACTCGCTCGTCAAGGCGACACTGGCAACGGAAGACCGCCGCTTCTTCGAACACTTCGGCATCGACATCTTCGGCACCGCCCGCGCCATGGTTGAGAACCTGCGTGCGCGTACGGTCGTGCAGGGCGGCTCGTCGATCACGCAGCAGCTCGCCAAGAACCTGTTCCTGTCGAACGATCGCACGCTGGAGCGCAAGATCAAGGAAGCCTTCCTCGCCCTGTGGCTGGAGGCGAACCTGACCAAGCGCGAGATCCTCAAGCTCTATCTCGACCGCGCCTACATGGGCGGCGGCGTGTTCGGCGTCACCGCGGCGGCCGACTTCTATTTCAAGAAGAACGTGCGCGAGCTGACGCTGGCCGAATCCGCCATGCTGGCCGGACTCTACAAGGCGCCGTCGAAATACGCCCCGCATGTCAACCTGCCGGCGGCGCGCGCGCGCGCCAACGAGGTGCTCACCAACATGGTGCAGGCCGGCTTCATGACCGAGGGGCAGGTGATCGGCGCCCGACGCAATCCAGCGGTCGCCGTCGACCGTTCCAAGGATCAGGCACCGGAATATTTCCTCGACTGGGCCTTCTCGGAGGTCAAGCGGCTCGCCCGCCGCAAGCCCGCCCTCGCGCGCGACCGCATCGTGACGGTACGCACGACGCTCGATCCGGCACTGCAACGCCAGGCCGAACAGGCCGTGGAATCGGTCCTGCGCCAGTTCGGCGAGGAACGGCGGGCACGCTCGGCAGCCCTGGTGTCGATGGTCCCCGACGGGGCGGTGCGGGCGATGGTCGGCGGGCGCGACTACGGCGAGAGCCAGTTCAACCGCGCGGTCGACGCCCTGCGCCAGCCCGGCTCGTCGTTCAAGCCCTTCGTCTACATGGCCGCTTTCCTGAACGGCTACTCGTCGGCCAGCGTCGTACCCGACGCGCCGATCAGCATCGGCGGCTGGAGCCCGCGCAACTATTCGCGCGGTTTTGCCGGTCCGGTTACGCTGAAGAACGCCCTGACCCGCTCGATCAACACCATCCCGGTGCGCCTCGCCCAGGCGATCGGACGCGACAAGATCGTCGAGACGGCCTACGCCATGGGCATCAGCCACGAGCTCAAGATCTCCAAGTCACTGCCGCTTGGCGCGTCCGACGTGTCGATCATCGACATGGCCGCCTCCTACTCCGCCTTTGCCAACGGCGGTTACAAGGCGACGCCCTATGCCATCCTCGAGGTTAAGAATTCCGCCGGCCAAACGATCTACGACCGCGACAGAGAGGAGGCGCCGCCGGCGCGCATCCTGCCGGCCGACAAAGTGGCCGAAATGAACGACATCCTGGTCAACGCAGTGCAGAACGGCACCGGTCGCCGGGCCATTCTCGAAGGTGTGGTCGCCGCCGGCAAGACCGGCACGACCTCGGCCTATCGCGACGCCTGGTTCGTCGGCTACACGGGCAACTTCACCACAGCGGTCTGGTTCGGCAACGACGACTTCACGGGGACGAATCGCGTCACCGGCGGCAGCCTGCCGGCCATGACCTGGCAGAAATACATGGCCTATGCCCACGAAGGCATCGAACTGACACCAATGCCGGGCGTCGGTGCCGGTGCGCTCGTCAGGACGCCGGTCGCCGGCAGCCAGGACGGACCTGCAGCGAGCCAGCCGCGCATTCTGAACACGCGCGCCTCGGAGGTCCTGCAGTCGATCGGCCGCGCGCTCGACGCCCTGCGTCCGACGGCCGCAGCCGGACCGCACGCCTCCGAAGCGGCAGCGGTGATCCGGTGACGGCCGGCTTCCGTCCCAATCCCGAAACGGACTGGCAGGCGAGCGAGGTCCCCGCCATCCTGCGGCCATACCGACCGCATCCGTTGGTGCGCGCCGGCACCCTGTTTCTGGTTGCAATCGCTGCGTTGGCGCTCGGTATCGGGTCTGCCTATCACGCCATCGATCGGGAAAGCCTGTTCCATTCCGTCCGCATAGGCGTCTGGGGCACCCACCCCCATGCCGGCACGCCGCAGGCTGACCCCTACTCGGCCGCCATGTATGCCCGCACCGGCCGCGTCCCTCTCGCCTCCGGGGAAGGTATCGCCTTCACCGCGAAGACAGACAGCTCCGGGGCCACGCTCACCGCCGCCTGCGACTACCTGATCGAGGGCGCCACCCCACCGGCACGACTGTGGACGCTGACCGCAACGGACAGCCATGGGCGGCTGGTGGAGACCCTCGCGGGCCGCTCCAACCTGATCGGCGCCCACCTGCTGCGCCGACCCGACGGCAGCTTCGAGATCGTCGCCTCGGTCCGCCCTCAGCCGGGCAACTGGCTGCCCACCGGCAACGGCGACGGCCTTGCGTTCGTCCTGCGCCTGTACGACGCGCCAATCACCACCGGCTCCTCGCTCGCCGGTCTGACCATGCCGAAGATCAGCCGGAAGAACTGCCGATGACCCGGTTCCTGCCGCTGCGCCCGCTGCTCTATGTCCTCGCCACGCTGCTGCTGGCCGGAATCGTCCACATACTTGTAGTCCTGACGGTGCCCGGCCACGTGCGTGTCGACGCCTTCGAGAAACTGGCCCGGTTCGGTCCGGACCGTACCTTTAACGTGCTGCGCGACATCGCACCCGGCTCCGAACCCCTGCCGATGCTGGATCCCGCGATGAAACACGCCATCTGCCGCTTCCGCCTCACGGACGGGCCCGTGCACATGTCTGCGTCTGTCGACTCGCCGTTCTGGTCGCTCGGTCTGTTCAACGGCGCGGGCGAAGTCGTATACAGCCTCAACAACCGCACGTCGGGCAGTGGCGAACTGGCCATGCTGGTCCTGTCGCCCGAGCAGTTGTCGATCCTGCGCGAGAACCCGCCGGAGAACCTGGACGAACTGATCGTCATCGAGACCGAGGAATCGGACGGCTTCGCGCTGCTGAGGGCCTTCGTGCCGGATGCTGCGCACAAGAGCAGCGTCGACGCCGGCCTGGCGGCGGCACGCTGCGCGACGTTGTCGGGGCGCAGCCGCTGAGACCTCGGCCGCTACTTCTGCAGTGGCGGCTGCTCCCGCGACCAGCCGGTAAGGATGCGTGACTTGAGCACCTCGTCCGGGGTGCGATAGCGGTTCTCGGCGACGCAATCCTCCTCGGCGAGGCGCACCATCTTCTCCATGTCCTTGATGGCGGTGTTGGTGTCCCACACCCGGTTGCCCGAAGGCGTCTCGATCTCCAGCTGATCGACGGCGGTCTGATAGGCCTTTATGCGGAAACGCAGGGCCTGGGACACCCAGCGCAGGTAGGTGCGGTTTTCCCACACCCGTGCATTCGCGCCGGCGAAGGCCTCCTCGGTGACCAGCGGTCGAGCGTTCAGCGCGCGCAGGCGCTCCTCATCGGCCTGCTCGACCCGTCGCGCCACCTCGCAGAACGGCATCACCAGCTTGGCATCGCCCCGCGCGTCGGCGGCGATACGGTCGTAGCGTGCGTTGCTGGAGCGGAACTTCTCCGAGTTCAGGAAAATGGAATAGAGCACGACGGGAACCCGACCCTGCTCCTCGGGCAGGATCCGGGTGCGCGTCAGTTCGACGAGCGTGCCGCCGATCCAGTCCTTCGTCCAGGGCGGCCGGATCAGGCCCCAGCCAAGGTCGCGCAGCAGCTTCTCGTCGTCGGTCAGATTGAAGGTGGAGACCGGCTCCTCCCGGTAGCGTGCCGCGAGGTCGCCGGCGGCGGGCAGCACGGTGTCGTGCATGACCGACGGCGCGGCGCGGTCAAAATCGCCGGTCGGCCGGCTGCAGCCGGTCAGCGCGAGCACGACCAGCAACGGCGCAAGATGCGCGGCAGGCCTGCAGGCAGCACGTCCTGCGTCCGCTCGTCCGAAGCCAGTCATTGCGCCCATCGGGCCGTCCCCGCACGGATTCAAGCGGCGCGGCCCCAGGCGGCGGCGCCTACTCGCGGTCCGACACCTTTTGGCCGGCCGTTCTCCCGATGGTTCCGATTCGCACGCCGAGATCAAGCGTGTCGCGCTCGATCCTGACGCCCGGGAAGATGATCACCTGACCGGATCCGCCGCCCGATCGGATCGCCGGAAGCAGTCTGCGGGAAATCGGCCGGCGGGCCGCGGCGAAGTTCAACACAGTGCCCATCGTCTCCTCCGTTGGTCCGGTGACCCGAAAAGACGCACGGGCCGCTATGCCACTGGGCGACGCTTTACGTAGATTGAAACTCATTACGCGCGGTCAGGGTTAACAGGATGCTAACGCTTTGCACCTAATTTTATGCAAACGGCCGCTAGGCTCGTTTCTGGTATCGAGTAGCGTTGACGAGCACCATGACCTGCACCGAGCCGCCACGCGGCACATCCTTCCTTGATCCGAAGCGAGATCTGGCCCGCAGGGACTGCCTGCTGCTGGCCGCGACGGAGCTGTTCGTCGCGCGTGATCGCCATGACCGCAGCGAAAGGCGGCTGTTCGGCGAACTCGCCCTCAACCTGCTGCCCGACACGCCTGTCGGCGACCGGCGCCGCATCGCCTGTCTGCTGGCGCGCACGCCGGACGCACCGCCCGAGGTCCTCAACGCCCTCGCAGCGGATCCTGACCCCCTGGTCGCCTATCCCGTTCTTCTGCATGCTGCAGTCCTGCCCGAGGACACCCTGCTGGCGGTCGCCGAACGCGGCCCGGACAGTCTGCGACGCGCCCTCTCCCGCCGTCCTGAGTTGCCGGAGTCCGTGCTGGAACGGCTCGCAGCGCGCGGCGACGAGGCAGCCGTGCGCCTGCTGATCGCTCACGGCCGACCGCTGCTGCCGGTACCGGCCTTGGCCGCCCTGTGCGCACGTCCCGAGATCATGGCCGTGATCGGCCCGGAACTCGCCGGGCGCGCCCTGCTGCCGTCGGACCTCCTGATCGCCCACTATCCGACCCTCGACGCCGCGAACCGGCAGCGGGCGATCGCGGCCGCAGAGTTGCGCGCGCTCGCCGATCGCGCCCGCCAGGGTGGCACACGCGCGCCGCAGCCCGCCTTCAAGCCGGCGCTGTTGCAACGGATCGTCGCAGCCGCCCTGACCGGCGGACGCGCCTCGTTCGCACGTCAGATCGCCTATGCGCTCGGTCTCAGCGCCGGCCTCGCCGCGCGCGTCACCGTCGACGCCAGCGGCGAGCCGCTGGTCGTGTGCCTGAAGGCGCTCGGCCTCGCCCCGGCCAGCGTTGCGACCGTTGTGGTGCGTATCGTCGGACGGACGCTGTCGATCGAGCAGCTGCGTGCGCTGCTCGCCTTTCACGATGCGCTGTCGCCGGCCGCGGCTCTGGTCCTGGTCGGGCGTTGGCGTGTCCTTGAAGGCGGCCAAGCCGCTACGCCCGAACGCCATGCACCGCTCCACCAGGAAACGCGTCTCCAAGCGTCTCGGAGCGGATCCGAGGCCCCAGCACCCGCACGAAAGGACGTGGATCGCGAGCGGCAGGCCTCCTGAGGGAGACAGCGCCGGTGCGTTGCGCCCGATCAGTTTTCCCCAACCAGCGGCAGGAAGCTGCGGCCGTCACGATCCTCGATCTCGATCACCCAGAAGTCTGGGTCCATCCGCATCTCGCGGGCGAGTCGTGCATCCACCGCTGCGCGGTCGCCCTCCGTGATCAGGGGCTCGAACAGGCGGCCATCGGGCGTCTCGGAGAAATAGGCCTGCGGTGCGGGGCCGTAGAGATCGAGCCGGCCGTCGAGCCGGTCGACAACGACGAAGATGGCGCCTGCCTCCGGCGCGCCCTTGCGCACGGGAGCGGCAAAGCCGCCCTCGCCGAAGACGCGGCGGACGAGCGCGCGGACGAAAAAGTCGGATGTGACCCGCATGATATGCCGCCGTCGCCGGGCGTCCGCCTTTCAGGGTTGGATCGAAACGCCGCTGACCTGTTCAAGGCGCTCGACCAGGGTCGGGTTGACCCGTCCGGTGATCGGCAATCCTCGGTCCAGTTCGAACCGCTGAATCGCGCTGGCGGTGTTGTCGCCCATCAGGCCGTCCGCCCGCAAGGGACCGTAGCCGAGATCGGACAGCACCTGCTGGACCCGCATCAGCAGCCTGTCCTGGGCCGGCACCGATCCGGTGGTCTCCGCCGCTACCGGCGCAGCGGCCAGCGGCGAGCGGCGAGGCACCGGCACACCGGGATCGGATGACAGGACGGTCCCGTCCGGCTCCATGGTCAACCGGGCGAGCAGGGCCGCCGTCGCCTCGCCCGTCTCGGGCAGGCCGGCCTGAAGTTCATACCGGCGCACCGCTCGTTCGGTCGCCGGCCCGACCAGACCGTCGAGCAGGCCCTCGTAGAGCCCGAGACGGCGCAACTCGGTCTGGATGTCGAGCACCAGCGCGGATACCGGCAACGTCGCCACGGTGCGCTCCTCGGCCGTTGCGATGGCTGCCGGCCGCTCGCGCGTGATCAGCAGGGGCGCCGGATGGCGGCCGGGCTGCAGGCCGACCGCATTCGCCACGATCAGGCAGCCGGTCAGGGCCATGACGACGGATCCGCCGGCGGCGACCGGATTGTCGAGCGCCGCGTTGCCGGCGCGCGCGATCATACCTTCACGGGGCTCGGGATCGTGAACGTCTCGCCTACGCGCCATCGCCTCCGATCCCCTACGCCGTATTCCTCAGGGCGCCGACCTCGCCGGCGGCGCCAGCGTGAGCGGTCCGAAGCGGCAGCGTGACGGTGACGCAGGTGCCGGTGCCGGGCAGGCTGTCCACCGTCATCGCGCCGCCATACAGTTCGGCCAGGGCTTTCACCACCGAAAGGCCGAGCCCGGTCCCGGGGGCCTCGCACAGCGCCGGGTCCCTGGTCCGGAAATAGGACTGACCGAGCCGTGGCAAGTCCGTTGCGGCGATGCCGGGGCCGCTGTCGCGGACCGACAGCTCGACCCGGTCGCGATCGCGCCGCGCACAAAGAACCATCCTGGAGCCCGACGCCCCGAACTTGACCGCATTCGACAGCAGGCTGAGCACGATCTGCATGCAGGCGCGTCGGTCGGCCGGAAAGGCTCCAAGGCCGTTGTCGACCTCGGTGACGATCTCGATGCCCTTGCCGCTGGCCTCGGTGGCCAGCATGTGCCGGCAGGTTTCCAGGCACTGGGGCAGGTCGAAGGGCTCGATCGACAGATCGTAGCGTCCGGCCTCGATCTTCGACATGTCAAGCAGATCTTCGACCATCTGGAGCAGGTGAGTCCCCGACTGATGAATGAGGTCGATGTACTTGCGGCTGCGGCTGTCGTCGGACGGAGAGGACCCTGCGCGTAGCAGGTCGGCGAAGCCTAGGATGGCATTGAGCGGCGTGCGCAACTCCTGCCCGATGCTGGCCAGGAACCGTGTCCTTGCCGCGCTGGTTGCTTCCGCCGCACTGCGCTCGGCGGCAAGGGCATCGTCGTGCAGCCGGCGGGCTGAAATGTCCCGCAGCACGGCCACCACAGTCCCGCTGGCCGATGCGCCCGACCGCACCGGCGGGCGCCGGCAGGTCATCTCCATCCAGCGATAGTCGGCGATTCCGACCTCGCCCGGCCGGGTTGCACCCGTGCGGATGCGGAGTTCGGCGCAGCGGGGCACCTCGTCGCAGGCGGCGTCCGAGACGGTCTTGAGGAACAACGGCCGATCGGCGACATGCACCCGCTGGAACAGTCCGTCGGTGCGGATCAATCGCGCCGGCGCGCCGAGCAGCCTGTCCGCGGGACCGGCCAGGGACAGCACGTCACCGCCTTCGCCGAGCACGGCGACCAGATCATCGACATTTTCCGACAGCAGCTTCAGTCGCTGGTCGCGGTCGCGTACGAGATTCTCGCTGCGATGCTGCTCCAGACCGATTCGCAGCGCCAGCATGGAGGCATAGGCGAGCGCGAACAGGGCCGACACCGTCTCATGACCGGCGATATGCCCGGCGAAGCCGAAGACCGCCACAGGCTGAGCGAACAGGGCGAGCGCCGCTGCCTCGGCCGCGCACAGGATGGCAACCAGCACGACCACCCTGCGCTCGCCCGACAGGGCGGCTTCGAGCGGCGCCATCAACAGCCAGACGACAGCGAAGGACTGAATGCCGCCGGTCAGAGCGCACATGGCTCCGATGAAGACGGCAAACAGGCCAGCGGACGCGCCATGAGCGACGGCCAGGTTGCCGGTGCGTGACAGATACATTGCCAGCGGCCACTGCCCGATCGCCCAGGCAAGGCCGAGCGTCAGCGGCAGCGAGGTCGGCCCGACTAGAGCGAGATAGAGCGGCAGCAGGATCAGCGCCGCAGTACCCGCGACCAGGGTCGCAATGAGGAACGCCCTGTGCCGGGGAGCTCTCAGGTCGTCATCGACGACGGAGGGGTGTATCAGGGCGTCGACGAAACGGGACACCGCCTGACCCAGAACCGGCAAATGGGCAGATACGCTACGCAACACACTCAAACGGGACCCCCGACGGGCCTCCGTCTCCAGATTCTTGACTGGAGCGATTTTCGCGCGGACCGCTTAAGGAACGCTAAAGGCAAGCGGGAGGGCGTCGATCGTTGCTCGGGGAAAATCCTCGCCGAATCCGGCACTTCGTTCGGTCTCGATAAAACTTTAGACGAATTCGTCGCGCCTTTTAGTCAAATGCGCCGTGTATTTGATGAAAATCCGACGGCCCGCTGCAACCGGGCTTTCGGATGTCGATGCTAGGGTGTCTCAACAACAAAAGCGTCCGCGCCTGGCACGGTAACCGGATGCAGGATCGACTTCGAAGGGTAGCGCGATGTTTTTTCTTCTGAGGACAGCCTTCTGGCTAACCTTGGTGCTGATGCTGATCCCGTTCGGTTCGGACGAGACCAGCACGGCGGAGATCAAGGTCGACCCGATCGAGGCCTTCATGGCGGCCCAGGCGACAGTGAGCGACATCTCCACGTTCTGCACCCGCAATCCGCAGGCCTGCGAGACCGGGGGACAGGCGCTTGCAGCCATCGGGTCGCGTGCCCGCGACGGCGCGAAGATCGTCTACGAGTTCCTGGACACGTCGCTTGAGTCCGGATCCGGCGAGACACAGCAGGCCGCCGCGGGCGATATGCCCCTCCCGCTCGCGGGCGGCACGCTCACCCCGGATGACATGCAGCCTGCGTGGCAGGCCGTCAGCGAAAAGGTCTCCGCTCCGGAGACACCATTTGGGCCGGTGCCACGGCCCAATCCGCGATCAGGCCAGCGAGCCTGACCGCGGCAATGCCGCCGATCGAAGGCCTCC from Polymorphum gilvum SL003B-26A1 carries:
- a CDS encoding DUF1491 family protein; this encodes MRVTSDFFVRALVRRVFGEGGFAAPVRKGAPEAGAIFVVVDRLDGRLDLYGPAPQAYFSETPDGRLFEPLITEGDRAAVDARLAREMRMDPDFWVIEIEDRDGRSFLPLVGEN
- a CDS encoding YcgN family cysteine cluster protein, with the protein product MKSMTGPACANDEPFWRVKSLEEMSAAEWESLCDGCARCCLNKLEDWDTGEIVWTDVACALLDDATCRCRDYPNRTATVPDCIQLTAVEVRSLTWLPLTCAYRLVREGRDLYWWHPLVSGDRDSVHAAGISVRGRTVPETEVEIEDYEDHVVTWPEEAPESCTLP
- a CDS encoding transglycosylase domain-containing protein; amino-acid sequence: MTSDLDGNNGRGAPDSRQGGQQTDPGQKRRRRWSLSASLLSADAWVDTALWRAGSGLARLLERYDGLLRRFRTRGIPRVFSELGSDACTFGLMGLIVVLTFAQPAFEATRNADWRTTDDFSVTFLDRFGKEIGRRGIVLNDTVPLEEIPDSLVKATLATEDRRFFEHFGIDIFGTARAMVENLRARTVVQGGSSITQQLAKNLFLSNDRTLERKIKEAFLALWLEANLTKREILKLYLDRAYMGGGVFGVTAAADFYFKKNVRELTLAESAMLAGLYKAPSKYAPHVNLPAARARANEVLTNMVQAGFMTEGQVIGARRNPAVAVDRSKDQAPEYFLDWAFSEVKRLARRKPALARDRIVTVRTTLDPALQRQAEQAVESVLRQFGEERRARSAALVSMVPDGAVRAMVGGRDYGESQFNRAVDALRQPGSSFKPFVYMAAFLNGYSSASVVPDAPISIGGWSPRNYSRGFAGPVTLKNALTRSINTIPVRLAQAIGRDKIVETAYAMGISHELKISKSLPLGASDVSIIDMAASYSAFANGGYKATPYAILEVKNSAGQTIYDRDREEAPPARILPADKVAEMNDILVNAVQNGTGRRAILEGVVAAGKTGTTSAYRDAWFVGYTGNFTTAVWFGNDDFTGTNRVTGGSLPAMTWQKYMAYAHEGIELTPMPGVGAGALVRTPVAGSQDGPAASQPRILNTRASEVLQSIGRALDALRPTAAAGPHASEAAAVIR
- a CDS encoding DUF5330 domain-containing protein; the encoded protein is MFFLLRTAFWLTLVLMLIPFGSDETSTAEIKVDPIEAFMAAQATVSDISTFCTRNPQACETGGQALAAIGSRARDGAKIVYEFLDTSLESGSGETQQAAAGDMPLPLAGGTLTPDDMQPAWQAVSEKVSAPETPFGPVPRPNPRSGQRA
- a CDS encoding PAS domain-containing sensor histidine kinase, yielding MSRFVDALIHPSVVDDDLRAPRHRAFLIATLVAGTAALILLPLYLALVGPTSLPLTLGLAWAIGQWPLAMYLSRTGNLAVAHGASAGLFAVFIGAMCALTGGIQSFAVVWLLMAPLEAALSGERRVVVLVAILCAAEAAALALFAQPVAVFGFAGHIAGHETVSALFALAYASMLALRIGLEQHRSENLVRDRDQRLKLLSENVDDLVAVLGEGGDVLSLAGPADRLLGAPARLIRTDGLFQRVHVADRPLFLKTVSDAACDEVPRCAELRIRTGATRPGEVGIADYRWMEMTCRRPPVRSGASASGTVVAVLRDISARRLHDDALAAERSAAEATSAARTRFLASIGQELRTPLNAILGFADLLRAGSSPSDDSRSRKYIDLIHQSGTHLLQMVEDLLDMSKIEAGRYDLSIEPFDLPQCLETCRHMLATEASGKGIEIVTEVDNGLGAFPADRRACMQIVLSLLSNAVKFGASGSRMVLCARRDRDRVELSVRDSGPGIAATDLPRLGQSYFRTRDPALCEAPGTGLGLSVVKALAELYGGAMTVDSLPGTGTCVTVTLPLRTAHAGAAGEVGALRNTA
- a CDS encoding alpha/beta hydrolase, whose translation is MALDSYHFIEKPASGPDAPLVFVFHGTGGDERQLLGLADQLLPGAAVIAPRGDVSEHGAARFFRRKAEGIYDMDDLTDRTARMAAFIAAHRERIAPGQVVGLGYSNGANILASVAFRDPALFDAIVLMHPLIPWTPAANPDLATLRVLITAGRSDPICPAPLTDALSAYFSRQGSRVSEVWHDGGHEIRQSELAAAAGFLAPGPA
- a CDS encoding DUF2336 domain-containing protein, yielding MTSTMTCTEPPRGTSFLDPKRDLARRDCLLLAATELFVARDRHDRSERRLFGELALNLLPDTPVGDRRRIACLLARTPDAPPEVLNALAADPDPLVAYPVLLHAAVLPEDTLLAVAERGPDSLRRALSRRPELPESVLERLAARGDEAAVRLLIAHGRPLLPVPALAALCARPEIMAVIGPELAGRALLPSDLLIAHYPTLDAANRQRAIAAAELRALADRARQGGTRAPQPAFKPALLQRIVAAALTGGRASFARQIAYALGLSAGLAARVTVDASGEPLVVCLKALGLAPASVATVVVRIVGRTLSIEQLRALLAFHDALSPAAALVLVGRWRVLEGGQAATPERHAPLHQETRLQASRSGSEAPAPARKDVDRERQAS
- a CDS encoding DUF1254 domain-containing protein yields the protein MTRFLPLRPLLYVLATLLLAGIVHILVVLTVPGHVRVDAFEKLARFGPDRTFNVLRDIAPGSEPLPMLDPAMKHAICRFRLTDGPVHMSASVDSPFWSLGLFNGAGEVVYSLNNRTSGSGELAMLVLSPEQLSILRENPPENLDELIVIETEESDGFALLRAFVPDAAHKSSVDAGLAAARCATLSGRSR
- a CDS encoding DUF1214 domain-containing protein → MTAGFRPNPETDWQASEVPAILRPYRPHPLVRAGTLFLVAIAALALGIGSAYHAIDRESLFHSVRIGVWGTHPHAGTPQADPYSAAMYARTGRVPLASGEGIAFTAKTDSSGATLTAACDYLIEGATPPARLWTLTATDSHGRLVETLAGRSNLIGAHLLRRPDGSFEIVASVRPQPGNWLPTGNGDGLAFVLRLYDAPITTGSSLAGLTMPKISRKNCR
- a CDS encoding peptidoglycan-binding protein, producing the protein MARRRDVHDPEPREGMIARAGNAALDNPVAAGGSVVMALTGCLIVANAVGLQPGRHPAPLLITRERPAAIATAEERTVATLPVSALVLDIQTELRRLGLYEGLLDGLVGPATERAVRRYELQAGLPETGEATAALLARLTMEPDGTVLSSDPGVPVPRRSPLAAAPVAAETTGSVPAQDRLLMRVQQVLSDLGYGPLRADGLMGDNTASAIQRFELDRGLPITGRVNPTLVERLEQVSGVSIQP